In the Gorilla gorilla gorilla isolate KB3781 chromosome 1, NHGRI_mGorGor1-v2.1_pri, whole genome shotgun sequence genome, tttttgagacagagtctcactgtgtcacccaggctggagtgcagtggtgcgatctcggctcactgcaagcaccacctcctgggttcatgccattctcctgcctcagcctcccgagtagctgggactacaggcgcccgccaccacgctcagctaatttttttttttttttgtatttttagtagagacagggtttcaccatgttagccaggatggtctcgatctcgacctcatgatccacccgtctcggcctcccaaagtgctgggattacaggcgtgagccaccgcgcctgacctggTGTacgtttcaaaatagctagaagagaataattggaatgttcctagtgtaaagaaaagaaatatttaaggtggtggatatcccaattattctgatttgattatataaatgtatcataTGGTCAAATGTATCATATGGTCACATGTATCTCAAAAGTATGTACAACTATTAcatatcaacaaaaataaaataattaaaaagcaaaaaagaattaGACTAGCTCAGCCTAGTGGCGTGGTTGCCAAAGTTCAGTCCCCAGGCCAGCAGCACCAGCTTCCCATGGGAACTCATTAGAATTCCAGCTTCTCAGCCCCACCTGAGACCTTCTAATTCCGAAGCTCAGGGGATGGGCCTAGCATCTGTGGTTCAACAAGCCCCCCAGGTGAAGTTAATGTGGCTCACTGGTTGggtctgagaaccactggttgGGTTGAAGCAGGACTGTAGGAAATAGACTCTCACCTGCTTGATTTTCCTTTGGGAACAGCTGGGGAGAGCCTCCACCCTGGTCAACTGGAGCCTCTGCTATTGGTTGTGCACCCCATCTTGTGTAACTGGTTGCATCGTTGACCTTGAAAACAATACTCCGGCTCAAGAGTTTCTAGTCACTCTCACATTCACAGTGACTTTTTAATACGTGTGGATGGAAGGTGAAGCAGTGCTGACCAGGTGAGGGCAGTCACAGTCTGTGGCCCTCATCAGaatccccctgcccctgccccttgaCCATCCCAGCTGCCTGGAAAGGACCAGATGcattgggggtggggtgaggggtcaGTGACTGAGCAGGTGTCAAGTGCACAGAACTCTTCTCTCCTCGTCCCTCCTAGAATGTCCATATCCTCATTCTGGAAACTATGACTATGTTAGTTTAGATTCAGAAGGAATTTTATaggtgtgattaaattaaggatcttgagaaagGGGTTATCTTGGGTTACCCAGGGAGCGCAGTATGGTCACAAGGATCCTTGTAaggggagacagagaggaaggaaggctACACTGCTGGCTCTCGACAAGCTGATGGCGCCATAAGATGGGAGCGGTGATGTgccctagaagctggaaaagacaagggaACAATTTGCCCCAGACCCTCTAGAAGCAACGCAGCCCTGGGGACCACTGTAGACTCTTACCCATAAGAGAACTGCAAGaggataaatgtgtgttgttttaaagcACTGAGCTTGTGATATTCTGAATAAATGTGCATTTATTCACATTTATAATAAGAACTGTCAAATAAACATGTGTTGCTTTAGGGCACtgagtttgtggtattttgttccAGCAGCAATAGGAGACCAACGCACGGTCTTTCTGGACTTTTAAGGAACCTGCTCAGCTTCTTCCCAAGTCAGAGACTTCAAACGAGCTGCCCCCATGGCCCAAGCCACCCTCTCTTCCCTCCCAACCTGTCCCTTCAGCTGGGTAATCTCCCTCAGCTTTCTGGCCTTGACCTATCTGATTCTCCCTGGCCCTACCTAGGCAGGCCAGGTCTTCATTCACCACCCGTCAACCCCTGCCTGTTGCTCTCATGACATCCTTTACTTTCgcacaagcttgtccaaccctcCGCCTGCAGGctgaatgtggcccaacataaATTTGTAAACTTACTTAAAACATTATGGGGTTTTTTAAAatgcgattttttttttagttcatcagcTACCATTAGtgtaagtttgttgttgttgttgttgttgttgtttttgggatggagtctcactctgtcaccaaggctggaatgcagtggtaccatctggtctcactgaaacctccacctcctgggttcaagcgattctgctgcctcagcctctggagtagctgggattccaggcatgaaccactgtgccagctaatttttgtatttttaatagagacagtgtttcactgtgcTAGACAGGCTAgtcacaaactcctgatctcaggtgatccgcccgtatgggcctcccaaagtgctggaattacaggcatgagccactgcgcccagccagtgttcattttttttatgtgtggcccaagacaattcttcttccaatgtagcccagggaagccaaaagattggacgcCCCTGCTTAGCATATCCTGGGTATCCGTCACTCCTCGCAATCCCTCGCTGTCCCCCAGGGCCTCCAGCTGCAGCACCTCTCTGTCCTGCAGCCATTTACCTCATGCTCCTCCCTGACTGCTGGACTGAGGCTCTGTGAGGTCAGGGCCTGGCCCAGACATGGCTCAATGGATGCTCAATAGAAAGGCTGGATGTTGGAGGTGTGAGGACAGCCAGCTCCACTCCATCCCACAGCTGTCTCCTGCAGCAACCTTTCTGCACcccctggctcctcctcctgtcattcattcattcaactcatTTGTTCAACTCCTGTCATTCACTCATCCAACAAACATAGAGGACTTAGCCTGTGTCAGGCTCTGACTTTCAGTTGGGATGGAAGACAGTGTCCTTACATGGACACTTGGATGACTAAGGAAGGAACTTAGTAGGTGCCAAAGTGACCCTAAGGTAGGTGGCCTGAGGCCAGCAGGTATCCTGTGAAAACAATGGCAGAGACTCAGGCTCCCAAACTGGGAGTCATATTATTGGTGTGCAGTACAAAATCACTGACAAAACACACCTGTGCCCATGAGCCAAGCATGCAAAGGGCCAAAGGTGTCTGCTGGCATTTCTTCAAAGAGGCAGCTCTGTGCGAGCACTGAGCATGCACACTTGTGGACCCCTGTCCTGGGTGAGGACCATGTCTGAGTTCTTCTGCTAGGAGATCCACCCTCTCTCCCAAATCACCCACCAGAGGTTCTCCCCTCTGCCCAGGCTCATAAAGATTGGAGagctcagccaggtgcggtggctcacgcctgctaatcccagcactttgggaggccgaggcaggtggatcacgaggtcaggagttcgagaccagcctggccaacatggtgaaaccctgtctctactaaaaatacaaaaattagccaggcctagtggtgcgcacctgtagtcccagctactcaggaggctgaggcaaaagaatcgcttgaaccctggaggcagaggttgcagtgagctgagatcgtgccatggcactccagcctgggcaagagagtgacactccgtctcaaaaaaagaaaaaaaaaacacaaagatttgCGAGCTCAGAGACAAAGGAAATGCCACGTGTTTTCCCCTTCCTCTGAGCCCCATGGGGCCAGAGCACGCCTTCCTCTGCCTTGGCAATGACAGACAAGCTGGGGTCCTTCCCCATTGCCAGCTCTGCAGCACTGCCCTCCTGGGAACCACATTCGGTCATTCTGTGGAGTTTTCATGATGGGTTTCATCATCAGATTCATTTCCTCCGTGGGAGTAGACTCTTCAGCAAGTCACATTACCTttccgggcctcagtttcccctcttgTGAAACAACAGGGTAGAACTTAAGGGCCCTTCCTGTTTTTCTCTGACAGTCTGAATCTGTCTTGTGCACGTACATAGCCCTGCAATAGTGTCAAAGATCTTTAATTGTGGGATGGAAAAGCAAGGAACCTGTGGGTTTTGAGGAGGGGACAGGTACCGCCAAATGCAGATGATGATTCTGAGAGCACCTTTGACAGGCCAGATCTCGTACTCTTGAGTTTATCTGTGCCACTTTTTGTCTGGCACATCCAGTGATGCTGTGGTCTCCAGCTGATTCTATCTGAGCTGCTACTGGGGTGGCAGCTCTCAGAAGTGTGGGAGAGGATGCAGGCAATGGGGAGGGACCGGGATCGCATGCTCCCTCCAGGACATAGCGCACAACGGTGGTCTAGGGTAGGATGAAGTATAAGTGCTCTGCTTCAGGCCAGCCTTGGGTGTGAGCTGTCTCTGCTTGAGCTGCTCATAGAGTCCATAGTTTGTAGGGGGAGCTGCAAGAGAAACCAGGGTCCAGTTGAATGGGGCTTacagaaggagtcttgctctaaATGGCCAATGGCCAAGAGACTGGGCAGCAGGGGCCCTGGAGATTTTCCCAGGCTGCTCTGTCAGGGACCAAGGCTGGCAGAGGCCCACAGGGAAGAGCCTTGCAGAGAGCATTGGTTCAGCCAGCCCCGGGCGGTCTCAAGGTGCACCTGCATCCCAAGTGCTCAGGGGAGACCAGGCTCTGCCACAGGGGCCTTGGAAAAGTCAGCCCCATGGTGTGGTTGTGCGTGGCCTCGCTGGTCCTGAGTAATTGTCCCACCCCTGTCGGGAAGGAAGCTGTGTGCATTGAGAGTAATGTTGAGAAGAATCCCATGCAAAAGTAATGCAGAGTGACCAGCAGCTCATCCTCTGACCTGTGTCCCTTTGCATCAAAAGGTAGGACCACAAAGAGCTGGCACTGCTCTGTGTCCTCATTAGGGTGGACGTGGCTTGAAATGTAAATCACATCAAGGCACTCTCCTACAAAAATGCATTCCAAGTCTTGGGATTGTGGATAGGACAAATTTCATTCCCTTCACTGTGCCCTATGAACCCCTACATGATCCTCCTCCATTCCTGCCTTAGAACTTTTTCATTtactgttccttcctctggaatgcCCTCCCCCTCAATCCCTGTATGGCTCCCTTCTTCCCAATTCAACTCTATCTCCTCAACAAAGACCACCCCTCACTTTTCCAAGGAGGAATTTGTGAACCAAAGGAGGTTCACAAATTCACCACCTCACTTTCTCTCCattacctgttttctttatagcgCACATTCCTGTCTAAAATTATCTATGTgatcttaagtgttcttactTTTTAATGGTGTCTTATCTGTTTCCCCCCTGGAATGTCAACTCCCCGAGTCCAGAAATTCCTCAGTGTTTGTTGTCATTGCAGCAGGGAGCACTACCTGGGAAATATTGTCATTATTCATCTAGTAAATAGGACTGGGAGGAAGGATGCGTGGATGTTGCTCCCTGCCACCTGTGCTCTAAGCCCGCCACCATGGGGCACAGGTGATGGCTTCATTACACAGCCAAGATTACCCCAGGTCAAAGGGAAAGGACAGGAGGCAGCCCTGAGGGTACAATAGAACTCAGCCCCTACTATGTCCTCCGCTGCTCTCCTGGAGACAGGGTCACCTGTGTGGCTCCTTCTGCATGAGGCAGGTACAGCTCCGTTGGTCTGTGCAACTTTACAGACCAACGCAGAGGAATACCCTGAATTATAAAAGTACCAAGAAGGGGAAAGTCAGACTTCTCTGGCAGCCACAGCAACTTCTGTCCATTCCAAGTGCGGAGTGGAGGCAGCCCCGGGTTGTAACCATGCCGGTTGTAATGGTCATCATAGGTGCTGATCAGGTAGCGATGTGGGGGCTCCTGGTGGTGGGTGATCAGGTGTTTGTAAGGTAGCCCCTGGAAGGATAGACACAGTGGGCTCGTTACTGATAGGAGCAAAGCATCCACCTGGCCATGGTGGAGACAGGAGCTGCCACATGTAGGGGTCTGTGGTGCTGATGGAGAGAGCGGGCATCCGTGGGCTGACAAAGGGTCTTCAGAAACACACTTGTTTATCCTACTCTGAGGCATCCCACTTTCAAACACATCCCAGCTGGCTGCAGTTAGTTCTCTGTATGGCCAGTCCCATGCCAAGTCAATTCATTCCTAGAATGAGCTATGGTGGCACATTAAAATTAAAGCCAGGACATCATGCTGAATGGGAAAAGTCAGCACCACCTCACTTGTGATCTGAAATTGCAGCCTGATTTGTCTCAAGTCTCATGAATCCAAGCCTGTTCCTAAGGGCAAGGACAAGATGGTGAAAGCCAGCCTGACATATGTGCCTTATATTTCAGTCTGTTACTGTGGGAAGAATCAGAGAACACCCCATAAATTGCCTTCTCTTGCACAGGATTTACGGCTTGCTCAGCTGGAAACTAGGGGAGTGATTTCTTTGGTGAGGAGTAATTTACAGTGAGAAGAAAGCCATGTTCTCCTTACTCTGGGATGTTTGCCTGAATCAGTGCTTTTGCTAAGAAAATCCTCTTGGGCCCAGAAGGGAATCCTGGGGAACTGCACTGATTTACAAGGGGGCATAATGTTGATTTCCATGCTTGCCCTCTTTTCTGGAGCAGACAGGGAGGCCTGTGTCTGCTATGGTCTGGAAATGCCGGCTGCACCCAATATTTCAAGTGGTGGCCCCATAAATAAGTCAGATCACAATGCCAGAGGAAGACAAGGGGGGTGGGCACAGACATTAAGCAGGATTCCCAAGATCCACATCACCAGGTACCCCATAGTGTATTTCTAATGCCAAAGTGACTTGGAGGGTTTCCCATCAACAAAGGGAATTGCAGAAGCAGCCTCGTGGCATGGGAGGTAGAGAGGCCAGGAGGAATTTTCTTGCAGtttctcttgatttggggtgTGTCTTTACTGTGTGCCTGGGATTTTTCCTTATTCGGGTTTGGGAAAGTGACACCCACAGAGACAGCTACCTTTGAAAGGAGAGCTTGTTACTTACAGTTCTCAAGAGGAAGGGCACGCCATGCCCTGCAGGGCCACATCAGGAAGAGCCAGCATTGGTTTCTGGTCGGGACGCAGAAGGAACAAGGTTGGGGGGCAGGGCCCAGAGCCTTTACTGTGGTTTCCATGGGAACCATTGGGCGAGGCAGGGTGGACAAGTTTAGGACTGGATAGTGTGAATAGTTTTTGTGGGCTCTGGGCCCTAGGGGTGGTCTCTAGTGTCCACTACTTGGCCCTGGGGTGATTTAAGGCAGAGGAAATATTGGCTTGGTATGTGAGAATTAGATAAAGGAGGCGGTTGGGGATACGGGCTTTGGAGTCATTTTTGCctaagaaggaagagcaaagtgggagtgggagatggaggaggaagcTGTCCTAGGAGAAGGAGGGCAACATGAAGCAAACAGAAGAGCTGACAGAGTTGAAGCACCTGTGTGGAAGCAGGGTTATCTTCAGGGCCCCATCCCACAAGCAGGCAATTTGAACAGAAAccttagaaataaatattcagggccaggtgcagtggctcacgcctgtaatcccagcagtttgagaggccaaggtgggcagattagttgagaccaggagttcaggactagcctgaccaacatggcaaaaccctatctctactaaaaatacaaaaaaaaaattagccagctgtgatggcacacacctgtaatcccagctacttggaaggctgaggcaaggagaattgttccaacccaggaggctgaggtttcagtgagccaagatcacaccactgcactctagcctgggggacagagagagactctatctcaaaaaaaagaaaagaaaaaaagaaaaaaaaagaaaaagaaagaaaagaaaagagaaaagaaaagaaaagaaaaaaggaaatgaatattCAATCGTCTGTTCTGTTGGAGATGACAATGTggcggggcgggggagggggcagTGGGTGGAGTTCTTAATTTTAACCAGACTGTATGTTAAACTCTTAGTCAGAGCTTTTAATGGGTCCAAAGGCTATCTAAATGTTCTGCAATGTACTGAAAACTAGGGTCAATACCTCACATACATGGATGGTTAGAGGCTGAGAGCCCCAGATCCTGGGTTCTAACTTTGACTTGTTTATGTTAAAATTCATTTGTGTCTTTAATGCGCACTGCTGGTGAAGCTCAGCAGCCCCAGAGCATCAGCTTGCTTGGAGATGTCAGTGTGGTCTGAGGATGAGGGAGTCATCTGGGGTTGCCAGCACAGAGCTGAAAATCTTGCTGCTTATCCTAACATGGATCCCTAAATGCAGAATGCAAATAGGCGACTCTGGCAGATGAGGAATGGAATCTGAGGACACTCTTTGCCTGATTTGCAGAGCAGCAACTTGCTTCATCCCTTACCAATAAGCCACACAGCTTTGAAAAAGCCACTTTACACCTCGGGCCACTGAGCTGAATGAATCTCTTAGGTCCCTCCAAGCACTAAAATGCCCCAATTCCAAAAGATGTCCACTACCTTAATCCATGTCTGTCTGCTGCCACCCTGAGTTGAAGCAGGTATAGTAGGGTCAGGTGGGGTGGGAGTTGGGAGACAGAAATCGCTTATAAGAGCAGCAGGCTGGCAAAAGAAACAACTCAAGGGAACTCCCAGAGTGTGGTGGGGACAGAGCACAGCTGCACACCCAGTGGGTGAGCACCTACAAGCTTGCTCTCCCCAGGCTGTGCCTGCTGGGAGCTACCCACAGGGGTTATTGCAGGAGACGGCTTTCCCTGCTGTTCCTGGAAGGGCCAGGATCTCAGCCTCTGGCACACCAAGTTAATAATTGTCTCCTACATACTCACTAGTGGGATTGCTAAAGATAATAATAGTCTCAAATGCCCCTCCTTGGGTGTGGAGGGCATGTTCTGAGGTTGCAATgccctgctctctgcttccaacacCTGGAACACCATGATTCCTGGACAAGTGCCCAGTCAATACGGTGTGTGGATGGTGCTTGACTTTTCATGCGAAAGAACAGGAAGCTGGAGCACAGATAATACAATACACAACACTGTTTGTCCAAATACATCACTGCCAGCTGCTTTTGCAGTGCCTGATGTGATTCCTGACTATATGCATCATTTACCTTTTGGTTGCTATTTCTTGCATTCTTTGCCTATATTCTGTCGGAAGAGTGTGATCCAGGTGCTGGGATGTAGGTTGGAGGGAATGCTGCCAGTTTGAGATTAAACAGATCATCAGCCCACACAGGTAATTATTGATTAGTGCTATCTGCAGCCCCCGGGCTGGGAGGGTATTAATGAGACTACTCCTGTTTTCCCCCAAGAGGGTACTAAGCCTGTAAGAAGCTGGCTGGTGTCCCCTGAGCTTTGGGTGGGGTCCAGGTCTGAGTGTCCCAGTTGCCACTCCCTCTTACCTCAACTTTCCTCTTCCCATACCACCTGGAGATCTGGTCCGGTCTGTGGTCTGGGAAGGGGATGTATTCTTTTCTGTAAATGGATTGGGGTGTCTTGTCAGTGTCTCTGGTGAACTGGAAAAGACCAAATATTCAGGAAAACCTCTGAGATGCCACTTCTCAAACTTCTGCTGGGTCCCCTTACCTCCTGGGCCATCAGAAGATGGGTAGGGAAAAGGTAAATACAAACCCCAGGACACCCTGTCCAACACAGGAAAGAGCTTGCTCAGGGACGGGGAGCCTGCCATCCGGCATCCCTGGGAAGAGCTGTCATTGGCTCCCCTGGTCACCTTCTCATCATCCGCACCTGTGTCCTTTCTCATCTTCTCTCTCCctgctcttctctcctctttgccTCCTCGTTTTTTTTtggacatggagtctcactctgtcaccaggctggagtgcagtggcgcaatctcggctcactgcaacatttgcctctcgggttcaagcaattcccctgtctcagcctcctgagtagctgggattacaggcatgggccgccatgcccagctaatttttgtattttcagaagagagggcattttgccatgttggctaggatggtctcgatctctcaaccttgtgatccacctgcctcggcctcccagagtgctgggattacaggcatgagccactgtgcccggccctccctttctttctgttctttgttcCTCATTCTTTCCAACTCTCTCACCTTTCAAATTACATTTTGTTCTCTAATTAGTTTTCTTAAAGTTtaatatggtaaaatatattcAACATAAAATGTATgtaccattttagccattttcaaCTCTACGGTTCAGTGACATTCAtgctgttgtgcaaccatcaccaccatccatctctagaactttacttaccttgcaaaactgaaactctgtgacCGTTAAAGCACCAACTCTCCATTCTCCTCTCCCtgaagcccctggcaaccatcattctactttctctgtatgaacttgcctGTTACAGGCACCCTATGTAAGTAGAATCACACAatgtttgtccttctgtgtctgtcttagctcacttagtataatgtcttcaAAATTCATCCATTTGATAGCATGTGGCAgaatcttcttcctttttaaggtttGATTATATTCCATGATACACTTAcaccatgttttgtttatccattcatccatcagtggGTACTTGGGTTGCATCCAACTTTTGGTTACTGTGAATAGTTACTATTAAtgtgaatgtaaaatatctttttgagtccctgctttcggTTCTTTTAGGCACACAACCAGAAGtgtaattgctggatcatatggtaattctatgtctaattttttttgggAACTCCCATATTGTTTTCCACTGTGGCAGTACCATTTAGGGCACAAGGGTGCCGATTTcttcatatcctcaccaacacttgatattttctgttttttgatacTAGCCATACTAAAgggtgaagtggtatctcattgtaattttgatttggatttccctAATAATCAGTGAGGTTGACtatgtttatgtgtttattggccatttgtacatcttctttggagaaatacctgTCCAgctcctttgtcattttttaatcaggttgctTGTCTTTGGTTATTGTTGAGTTATAGAAgtcctttacatat is a window encoding:
- the CFAP107 gene encoding cilia- and flagella-associated protein 107, producing the protein MFLTAVNPQPLSTPSWQIETKYSTKVLTGNWMEERGKFTRDTDKTPQSIYRKEYIPFPDHRPDQISRWYGKRKVEGLPYKHLITHHQEPPHRYLISTYDDHYNRHGYNPGLPPLRTWNGQKLLWLPEKSDFPLLAPPTNYGLYEQLKQRQLTPKAGLKQSTYTSSYPRPPLCAMSWREHAIPVPPHCLHPLPHF